A stretch of Fusarium poae strain DAOMC 252244 chromosome 2, whole genome shotgun sequence DNA encodes these proteins:
- a CDS encoding hypothetical protein (TransMembrane:8 (o61-84i96-113o137-159i171-196o216-242i254-274o294-316i377-397o)), whose amino-acid sequence MSNPAIANSSIEAMCAAKEMEKTIQDCISEKCTIRESLEFADFVSEVCNVPQEDDRPKYRAIVIAWTGISLAAVILLVVSKIFIATPWGLDDSFSVLTFCIIVPCTIFFLRATDDGFGSLRTLYQSDDFSPLLKNMFIWQILFIAGLACAKTSVLLFFLRIFPSQKFRRMVWTTLAFNTVATTILLVVQLTVGRIVELIWDHEDLAASMDKYKKPIIIILAHCVVDFCVDVWMLVLPMTQLYNLGLRTDKKIRVMCMFGIGIFLTVVSLVRLIIQAKVVPNPSETDGNLHSTVIWAVVELNVGFIVAVIAPIRQLFQLIAAAGKSREDSSTNRSRSRTATFVDRSLVRIKDVDEEQLVIHDMNYANMIEEKNLKKTFIIATLCSTLVGTFTSSMGLWDRVKEKRIQAKRDTTQDEEIKKLTAKVEQASLERDRASSDRQRIRDEVEASFQRSGTLINREFEDGYQRYGKRFAIGDVVTENKLQAQVIALQQTVINVLQDALYNGRQLDRADMARLVAASDAAREGSLGALRQQRQRLGDLEGPIPPPLQALPPPKRASTVVGDDPLYCRYALDLQYIPERPLSTSFAPRGDRLCPACDVFLDVEDDDGWAIGKTATRLITEQGYKREIDEELEFHVSPRFVIKCHTPEGEFACVLCSRFREEDVLCPTADTLVNHIGREHSVAEMEREPDFEVRSLDLDRRSLASARPVDLNKRIMPPRSVDSGRGSSSGKSVADVDRRSTRAMSVDRRSMDRRSMAGRSVY is encoded by the exons ATGAGCAATCCAGCGATCGCCAATTCGAGTATCGAGGCCATGTGCGCAGCCAAGGAAATGGAAAAGACTATTCAGGATTGTATCTCAGAGAAATGCACCATAAGAGAGTCACTCG AGTTCGCAGATTTCGTCTCCGAAGTATGCAACGTTCCTCAAGAAGACGACCGTCCGAAGTATCGAGCTATCGTTATTGCTTGGACCGGCATCAGTCTCGCTGCAGTAATATTATTGGTCGTTTCTAAAATATTCATTGCGACTCCATGGGGACTCGACGACAGCTTTTCTGTCCTTACCTTT TGTATCATTGTCCCCTGCACAATCTTCTTTCTTCGCG CAACCGACGATGGATTTGGATCCCTCAGAACATTGTATCAATCCGACGATTTCAGCCCTTTGCTCAAG AACATGTTTATCTGGCAGATCCTCTTTATAGCTGGTCTAGCTTGTGCAAAGACATctgttcttctcttctttttgaGAATCTTCCCGAGTCAGAAGTTCAGGCGCATGGTTTGGACAACACTCGCCTTCAACACCGTCGCCACAACCATCCTTCTCGTCGTTCAGCTTACAGTGGGACGCATCGTCGAGTTGATTTGGGATCACGAAGACCTCGCTGCAAGCATGGACAAATACAAGAAAcctatcatcatcatatTGGCGCACTGCGTCGTCGACTTTTGTGTTGATGTCTGGATGCTTGTATTACCCATGACCCAGCTTTATAACCTGGGATTGAGAACTGATAAGAAGATTCGTGTCATGTGCATGTTTGGGATTGGAATCTT TTTGACTGTGGTTAGTCTTGTACGGTTGATCATACAGGCTAAGGTTGTGCCAAACCCAAGTGAAACAG ATGGGAACCTACATTCGACTGTCATTTGGGCAGTTGTCGAGCTCAACGTCGGTTTCATAGTAGCGGTTATAGCACCTATCCGCCAACTGTTCCAACTCATTGCCGCCGCCGGCAAGTCCCGGGAAGATTCATCGACAAACAGAAGTCGATCCAGAACTGCGACATTTGTAGATCGCTCTCTTGTGCGAATCAAGGATGTAGATGAGGAGCAGTTGGTGATACACGAT ATGAACTACGCAAATATGATTGAGGAGAAAAACCTCAAG AAAACATTTATTATCGCCACCCTATGTTCTACCCTCGTCGGAACATTTACCTCATCCATGGGCCTCTGGGACCGTGTCAAAGAGAAGCGCATACAAGCCAAACGCGACACCACCCAAGACGAAGAGATTAAAAAGCTCACGGCCAAAGTCGAGCAAGCTTCCCTCGAACGCGACCGAGCCTCCTCCGACAGGCAAAGAATACGAGACGAAGTCGAAGCCTCATTCCAACGGTCGGGCACCCTCATCAATCGCGAGTTCGAAGATGGATACCAGAGATACGGCAAGCGATTCGCCATTGGCGACGTCGTGACCGAGAATAAATTACAGGCACAAGTCATCGCGCTACAACAGACGGTGATTAATGTCCTTCAGGATGCCTTGTACAATGGGAGGCAACTTGACCGCGCCGATATGGCCAGGCTTGTTGCTGCATCTGATGCTGCGCGGGAGGGTTCTCTTGGTGCTCTGCGACAACAGCGACAGCGTCTGGGGGACCTAGAGGGCCCTATTCCACCACCCCTACAAGCCCTTCCACCCCCCAAGCGAGCTTCCACCGTGGTCGGAGACGATCCCCTGTACTGTCGCTATGCCCTTGATCTACAATACATTCCCGAACGACCTCTCTCGACGAGCTTCGCCCCCCGTGGCGACCGTCTCTGCCCAGCCTGTGATGTCTTTCTCGACgttgaagacgacgatggctGGGCCATTGGCAAGACGGCCACGCGCCTGATCACGGAGCAGGGCTACAAGCGGGAGATTGATGAAGAGCTCGAGTTCCATGTCAGTCCGCGATTCGTTATAAAATGCCACACGCCTGAAGGAGAGTTCGCCTGCGTGCTATGCAGTCGCTTCCGTGAAGAAGATGTTCTATGCCCAACGGCGGATACCCTGGTCAACCACATCGGAAGGGAGCACAGCGTTGCAGAAATGGAGAGGGAGCCTGACTTTGAAGTGCGGTCTCTGGATCTTGATAGGAGAAGCTTGGCTTCTGCCAGGCCTGTTGATTTGAACAAGAGGATCATGCCGCCGAGGTCAGTGGATTCAGGTAGAGGAAGTTCGTCCGGGAAGTCTGTTGCCGACGTAGACAGGCGAAGCACGAGGGCTATGAGTGTCGATAGAAGGAGCATGGATCGAAGAAGCATGGCTGGGAGAAGCGTCTACTAA
- a CDS encoding hypothetical protein (TransMembrane:7 (o30-49i61-81o106-128i140-168o188-211i223-241o261-284i)) gives MEIDPFIMAAFGPPPEGIDLSANNEAKNTGVVLMLLIISAVFLAGRIALRTKQTYGLSADDYAMIVSFLFVFAVAVMVVVAGHDGVGQHVWALTITQLSEVVKLSYVYSFLFASAVFTTKVSILLFYKRIFNRGSLSFRIAFWFGTLLVISYPIIFIFTMSFCCTPISHYWTQFTGSQGSCIDVGQFFVALAIINLITNVIVLLIPVPEVLKLQMSREKKAGVFGILALGGLVCIASAVRIHYLNVFSREIDTTWHMGPVAIWSSFEPSIGIVSACLPSFKSLLRYLRGKNSKKSSFVTPPDWAMGNKPRFDDEIALRSQVVGGQGSVRSTQDSDADNKHILVKTDVEQTFHQVP, from the exons ATGGAGATTGACCCTTTCATCATGGCAGCCTTTGGGCCGCCCCCTGAGGGCATAGACCTGTCGGCCAATAATGAAGCCAAGAACACTGGCGTTGTTCTTATGCTGTTAATCATCTCGGCTGTGTTCCTGGCGGGCAGGATTGCTCTTCGGACAAAACAAACATACGGGTTAAGTGCGGACGACTATGCTATGATAGTGTCGTTCTTATTTGTGTTTGCCGTTGCTGTAATGGTAGTAGTTG CTGGCCATGATGGCGTTGGGCAACATGTATGGGCTCTTACGATAACTCAACTCTCAGAAGTTGTCAAG CTCTCATACGTATACAGCTTCCTCTTTGCCTCGGCCGTATTTACAACCAAAGTCTCGATTCTCCTCTTTTACAAACGAATATTCAACCGAGGCAGCCTCTCATTCCGAATCGCCTTTTGGTTTGGGACACTCCTAGTTATATCGTATCCAATCATCTTTATCTTTACCATGAGCTTCTGCTGCACACCTATTTCGCACTACTGGACACAGTTCACGGGGTCTCAGGGTTCATGCATCGACGTTGGCCAATTCTTCGTTGCTCTGGCCATCATCAATCTTATCACCAACGTCATTGTGCTTTTGATACCAGTACCAGAGGTACTCAAGCTTCAGATGAGcagagagaagaaggcagGTGTTTTTGGCATCTTGGCACTCGGAGGCTT AGTTTGTATTGCTAGTGCCGTCAGAATCCACTATCTGAATGTCTTCTCAAGAGAAATCGACACGACATGGCATATGGGCCCAGTAGCCATTTGGTCCTCTTTCGAACCCTCAATTGGCATAGTATCAGCGTGTCTGCCCAGTTTCAAGTCGCTGCTGAGGTACTTGCGGGGTAAAAACAGCAAGAAATCAAGCTTTGTAACACCGCCGGACTGGGCAATGGGGAATAAACCCAGATTCGATGACGAGATCGCATTGAGGAGTCAGGTTGTGGGAGGCCAAGGGAGTGTACGCAGTACACAGGACAGTGATGCTGATAACAAGCATATTCTTGTCAAGACAGATGTCGAGCAAACCTTCCATCAAGTGCCCTGA
- a CDS encoding hypothetical protein (TransMembrane:1 (o510-531i)), producing the protein MDFSCHVSIKNESDEDLLLDDSGLDSGNWPLRQPLNVIEAGTEQTIYLAQPSWGGSKAWVTYVAEYGQGWTDFTLEFECPALPFSKNHVSVKDCSPAFQIDVTHVQERGSPLTANVTIRMNKRNSLTTTENDQVRANYDIGVGVSFPTKMDIKFPVHESIVVAAFINSDMIFPRGTVYNNINDKQWEFFRGVVWNDDPSCLLFEDVTQDNRMFSLGVEWLNAFKFGDEKCMTKRSHMGNLQFFHGMGSEMGEKPEKTRNNIITWIEVMYKLACGNQGVSEDHVLSHVLPGYFGKETVPSKSDTLRDLLLATTPKYNKAEIQKRAFGVCLHMISDSYALGHTQRRLKNPADMIERDTAGYIRFRPDTYGDWGSIVCFHTYNDQDGDRHSHYDDKDGEVDPTPRDVTTFNETIGARNAIDACTELINLFVKKTQWQDGVKQFLEDEVFVLDRCARPSDHFTDESVVSDSYNYEEKTQEFNYEAGLQRKLASLEAGLPSSVSAKGALARRSRVIPGVAMAGLLLSALLFTLLTMREASGQ; encoded by the exons ATGGATTTCTCATGTCATGTTTCCATAAAAAACGAGTCAGACGAGGATCTTCTCCTTGACGACTCTGGCCTCGACAGTGGGAACTGGCCATTACGTCAGCCGCTCAACGTTATCGAAGCTGGAACAGAACAAACCATCTACCTCGCTCAACCCA GCTGGGGAGGATCTAAAGCTTGGGTCACGTATGTAGCGGAATACGGCCAGGGATGGACAGACTTTACCCTCGAGTTTGAATGCCCTGCACTGCCCTTCTCCAAGAACCATGTCTCAGTCAAGGATTGTTCGCCGGCCTTTCAGATTGACGTAACCCATGTTCAGGAAAGGGGAAGTCCTTTAACTG CAAATGTAACCATTCGTATGAACAAAAGAAATAGTTTGACCACCACAGAAAATGACCAGGTCAGAGCAAATTATGACATTGGCGTCGGCGTATCATTCCCTACCAAGATGGACATCAAGTTTCCTGTTCACGAAAGCATTGTTGTCGCAGCCTTTATCAACTCTGACATGATCTTCCCCAGAGGCACAGTCTATAACAATATCAACGATAAGCAATGGGAATTCTTCCGCGGCGTCGTCTGGAATGATGACCCTTCATGTCTATTATTTGAGGACGTCACACAGGATAACAGAATGTTTAGTTTGGGCGTCGAGTGGCTGAACGCTTTCAAGTTTGGCGACGAGAAATGCATGACGAAGCGGTCGCACATGGGCAATCTTCAGTTCTTCCATGGCATGGGATCCGAAATGGGCGAGAAGCCAGAGAAGACGAGGAACAACATTATTACCTGGATCGAAGTCATGTACAAGCTTGCGTGCGGCAATCAAGGAGTGTCCGAGGACCATGTTCTCAGTCATGTTCTTCCCGGATACTTTGGCAAGGAAACCGTACCCTCAAAATCCGACACCCTCCGTGATCTCCTCCTCGCCACGACACCAAAATACAACAAAGCTGAAATTCAGAAACGAGCTTTTGGCGTGTGTCTGCATATGATCTCTGACTCATACGCCCTTGGTCACACTCAGAGGCGCCTTAAGAACCCCGCCGACATGATCGAGCGCGATACAGCGGGCTACATCCGCTTCCGACCCGACACATACGGCGACTGGGGCTCGATCGTCTGTTTCCACACGTATAACGATCAAGACGGCGATCGGCATTCTCATTACGATGACAAAGATGGCGAGGTAGATCCGACACCAAGGGATGTCACTACATTTAATGAGACCATTGGAGCGAGAAATGCAATTGATGCGTGCACGGAGCTGATCAACTTGTTTGTTAAGAAAACTCAATGGCAAGATGGCGTGAAGCAGTTTTTGGAGgatgaggtctttgtgttgGACCGTTGTGCCAGACCGTCTGACCATTTCACCGATGAATCTGTAGTATCGGATTCTTACAACTATGAGGAAAAGACCCAGGAGTTTAACTATGAGGCTGGACTCCAACGCAAACTTGCTTCATTGGAGGCGGGTCTTCCCTCGAGTGTGTCTGCAAAGGGCGCCTTGGCGAGAAGGTCCAGAGTCATTCCGGGAGTTGCAATGGCTGGTCTTTTGTTAAGTGCTCTGCTTTTTACGCTTCTTACTATGA GAGAGGCTAGTGGTCAATAG
- a CDS encoding hypothetical protein (TransMembrane:1 (i21-38o)~CAZy:AA1_3~CAZy:AA1_1), which translates to MDPKQDFLPNVKRLHTTSRNAWLCVVVLTTFSLALAFWHKDLHHVLPHWTKEKDASAESTALVRSYHLQTGVRWMNPDGGRWRVMFTCNGQSPCPTLYAEEGDIIELSVKSDIYAQSSIHLSGIGHKQTTGPWNDGTAGLSQFPTLPRSNWTTAYDTSGGWGLNWFIDHTTTASADGIAGAIYVAPSPDRPRPYHLVTNNNLELRQIREAERNIRHVIVQNHQHRDTVWKLLRMRAEGSEYYCYDSILVNGKGRVHCRQPGYDHINGHALDQKGCIQPPGLPDETCTPSEADYEVIETGSQKYMMLNLINLGFEHSVKVSIDHHKMTLVANNGGFVFPETSDVVYIPDPSRVTVLIHLDAEPDDYAIRISSTSELQNLHGYAILRYRVKRPPQYGEPMALPSTTPETVCLFPDGNTNPSCNTTDAQFVPPYPANPPASSVNKRRPAQADFTFRLAADSQPSKTERVPEYLLNGKPWQLFHGSMMPLLFHAANETLDKPVISNLPLGSVVDLIIENHINETISFYKHGEPSWLLGSSANQKFPGKTVEDAIERPGVSEKLLNLRNPGLVIVHDLPALGWSVLRFKVTSQTATMLHAAKLRYFALGMTVPILEGITVDTPLKVPESVVERPHVDFKPAHDGIFG; encoded by the exons ATGGATCCTAAGCAGGATTTCCTACCGAATGTGAAGCGGCTTCATACGACTTCTCGAAATGCTTGGCTTTGCGTTGTCGTCCTTACAACATTCTCTCTAGCCTTGGCTTTCTGGCATAAGGACTTACACCATGTCCTTCCACACTGGACTAAAGAGAAAGACGCCAGTGCTGAATCTACAGCTTTGGTCAGGAGTTATCACCTGCAAACAGGTGTGCGTTGGATGAACCCAG ACGGTGGTCGATGGCGAGTCATGTTTACCTGCAATGGACAGTCACCTTGCCCTACGCTATATGCTGAGGAGGGGGATATCATCGAGTTGAGTGTGAAGAGCGACATATATGCTCAGTCGTCTATCCATCT GTCTGGTATCGGGCACAAACA GACTACGGGGCCATGGAACGATGGAACCGCGGGTCTTTCTCAA TTTCCGACCCTTCCgagaagcaactggactaccgcCTACGACACGTCGGGCGGATGGGGACTGAACTGGTTCATTGACCACACTACCACAGCATCAGCCGAT GGTATTGCCGGAGCAATCTACGTGGCACCTTCACCAGATCGTCCTCGACCATATCACCTTGTCACGAACAACAACTTAGAGCTCCGCCAAATTCGTGAAGCTGAGCGCAACATTCGTCATGTCATAGTCCAGAATCACCAGCATCGTGATACAGTATGGAAGTTACTCCGCATGAGAGCTGAAGGGTCAGAGTATTACTGCTATGATTCTATCTTAGTCAATG GGAAGGGTCGCGTGCACTGTCGTCAGCCTGGATATGATCATATCAACGGCCATGCACTGGATCAGAAGGGGTGCATCCAGCCTCCTGGATTACCTGATGAGACTTGCACACCAAGCGAAGCAGACTATGAG GTCATTGAAACCGGAAGCCAGAAATACATGATGTTGAACCTCATCAATTTAGGCTTCGAGCATTCTGTCAAAGTCTCTATCGACCATCACAAGATGACTTTGGTGGCCAACAACGGTGGCTTTGTCTTTCCAGAAACGTCAGAT GTTGTGTACATTCCAGATCCCAGTCGTGTGACAGTATTGATACATCTGGACGCTGAGCCGGATGATTACGCCATCCGGATATCTTCGACTAGCGAACTGCAGAACCTTCATGGCTACGCAATCTTGAGATATCGG GTCAAGCGTCCTCCCCAATATGGCGAGCCCATGGCACTTCCGTCAACCACGCCAGAAACAGTCTGTCTCTTTCCAGACGGAAACACAAATCCAAGCTGCAACACCACTGATGCACAGTTTGTCCCTCCATATCCTGCAAACCCGCCAGCGTCATCAGTCAACAAACGTCGACCAGCACAGGCCGACTTTACTTTCAGATTAGCAGCTGACTCCCAGCCGTCAAAAACTGAGCGTGTGCCAGAGTATCTTCTCAATGGCAAACCATGGCAGCTCTTCCATGGCTCAATGATGCCCCTGCTTTTTCATGCTGCAAATGAAACACTGGATAAGCCTGTTATCAGTAACCTTCCTCTAGGCTCGGTGGTAGATCTTATAATCGAGAATCATATCAATGAAACGATATCGTTCTACAAGCACGGTGAACCTTCATGGCTTCTTGGCTCCAGCGCGAACCAGAAGTTCCCGGGGAAAACTGTTGAAGACGCGATAGAGAGACCCGGCGTGTCGGAGAAGCTTCTCAATTTGCGCAATCCCGGGCTTGTAATTGTTCATGACTTGCCTGCGCTGGGATGGAGTGTTTTGAGGTTCAAGGTGACGTCCCAGACAGCAACCATGCTGCATGCTGCGAAGCTGAGATACTTTGCT CTGGGTATGACAGTGCCTATCTTGGAGGGAATTACAGTGGACACGCCACTAAAAGTTCCCGAGTCGGTCGTTGAAAGGCCTCATGTCGACTTCAAGCCCGCCCACGACGGTATTTTTGGATGA
- a CDS encoding hypothetical protein (SECRETED:SignalP(1-21)~CAZy:AA1_3~CAZy:AA1_2), producing the protein MRRHTKSFVLSFLLLCDLAIGLRRYNFTITSQWSAADGHGRPVFAINGQTPGPLITAVEGEEVEVFVNNQLATETTMHWHGVYQVDRPWNDGVPGVTQYSIQPRDNYTYRFTVQQQYGSYFYHGHFGPAFADGQRGPIWIEPAAWRPRPYKTISSSPQDLKGMQHAEANPRHVVISDWNAEPMDILLIMYRDTGIVPWCSNSIVMNGKGGPGRNSLGCMVQAKQALYANTQVCQPTMGELEVVAAVDGEEWIWINFIHSGAHHELQISIDEHEFYVVAADGEFVHPQKVHAANCNLGERISILVHLDQTPGDYAIRLTSLRKEQVIQGLGILRYPSKKNNNEITKIPTTKPWVHLNGTLVSASLKSMDEMKLAPFPARPPPPTSDETVKLFINMTGPSAWSLGLGSHQAFRQQLPPLLWQEDSRGSTTLGDQNALRNGSVVDIIFENGANVTTQHPFHKHNHKAWIIGTGHDGFPWATVQEALDAGATDYFNFKDPPIRDGCRLGNATGDWTVIRYEITFPAASMLHCHMIHHFGAGQQIVVLEGVESMAPIPDEVKQKVHADFVPNLRYGPLD; encoded by the exons ATGCGACGACATACCAAGAGTTTTGTCCTCTCATTCCTGCTGCTCTGTGATCTTGCGATCGGCCTACGAAGGTACAACTTCACAATCACTAGCCAATGGAGTGCTGCCGATGGCCATGGGCGACCTGTCTTTGCCATCAATGGGCAAACCCCTGGCCCCTTGATTACAGCCGTTGAGGGTGAAGAAGTCGAGGTATTCGTGAATAACCAGCTCGCTACTGAGACTACTATGCATTG GCACGGGGTTTATCAAGTGGACAGACCTTGGAACGATGGAGTCCCTGGAGTAACGCAATATTCAATCCAACCACGTGATAACTACACATATCGGTTTACTGTACAACAGCAATATGGAAGCTACTTCTACCACGGACATTTCGGCCCTGCATTTGCCGATGGGCAACGCGGTCCCATCTGGATAGAACCTGCTGCTTGGAGACCAAGACCATACAAGACTatttcatcatcaccacaGGATCTAAAAGGAATGCAGCATGCAGAAGCAAACCCTCGACATGTTGTCATAAGCGACTGGAATGCTGAGCCGATGGATATACTACTTATAATGTACCGAGACACGGGTATTGTCCCCTGGTGCAGTAACTCGATTGTCATGAACGGAAAAG GGGGACCCGGAAGAAACTCACTCGGCTGCATGGTCCAAGCCAAACAGGCGCTCTACGCCAACACTCAAGTTTGTCAACCGACAATGGGAGAGCTTGAAGTCGTCGCTGCGGTGGATGGAGAagaatggatatggatcaACTTTATCCATTCTGGAGCACACCACGAGTTACAAATCAGCATCGACGAGCATGAATTTTATGTCGTGGCAGCAGACGGAGAATTTGTTCACCCCCAGAAGGTACATGCGGCTAACTGCAATCTTGGAGAACGTATTAG CATCCTAGTACATCTGGATCAAACCCCAGGCGACTACGCAATTCGCTTAACATCACTTCGAAAAGAACAGGTCATCCAGGGACTTGGCATTCTTCGTTACCCCTCCAAAAAGAACAATAACGAAATTACAAAAATACCTACCACGAAACCATGGGTACACCTCAATGGCACTCTAGTATCTGCGTCTTTGAAGTCTATGGACGAGATGAAGCTGGCTCCTTTCCCTGCGAGACCTCCACCACCAACCTCTGACGAAACAGTAAAGCTATTCATCAACATGACAGGGCCTTCAGCTTGGTCTTTGGGTCTGGGTTCTCACCAAGCATTCCGTCAACAGTTGCCACCTCTTCTGTGGCAAGAGGACTCCCGAGGTAGCACAACACTGGGTGACCAGAACGCGCTCCGGAATGGATCTGTGGTTGACATCATATTCGAAAATGGAGCCAATGTTACGACTCAGCATCCCTTCCATAAACATAATCACAAGGCGTGGATAATTGGAACTGGGCATGACGGATTTCCTTGGGCAACAGTTCAAGAGGCCCTTGATGCAGGTGCTACGGACTACTTCAATTTTAAGGACCCTCCTATTCGCGATGGATGTCGGCTTGGAAACGCTACTGGAGACTGGACTGTCATTCGCTACGAGATCACGTTCCCTGCTGCGAGCATGCTACACTGTCACATGATTCATCATTTTGGG GCTGGACAGCAGATAGTTGTTCTTGAAGGAGTAGAGTCAATGGCCCCGATTCCCGATGAGGTAAAACAAAAGGTTCACGCAGACTTTGTGCCGAACCTTCGTTACGGTCCTTTGGACTGA